One sulfur-oxidizing endosymbiont of Gigantopelta aegis genomic region harbors:
- a CDS encoding DUF4124 domain-containing protein, translating to MIITIRNFFYVLLLLCVSQTNFAETIYQWSDSWGHIQYSKTPVSGAMISPVTAAAAGHRTTETGGHVKKKYR from the coding sequence ATGATTATCACTATACGAAATTTTTTTTATGTTCTCTTACTTTTATGCGTATCACAGACGAATTTCGCGGAAACTATCTATCAGTGGAGTGATTCTTGGGGGCATATTCAGTATAGTAAAACACCAGTTTCGGGCGCTATGATATCACCAGTTACCGCAGCAGCAGCCGGTCACAGAACAACAGAAACAGGAGGCCATGTTAAAAAAAAATACAGGTGA